From the Gemmatimonadota bacterium genome, the window CCTAGAGGACCTCGGGGGCCAGCGAAACGATGCGGGTGTATTCGCGCTCGCGCAGTTCCCGGGCGACGGGGCCGAATATGCGCGTTCCCCTCGGTTCGCCCTGGTCGTCGATCAGTACGGCCGCGTTCTCATCGAACCGGATATAGGTCCCGTCGCGGCGCCGCACTTCCTTGCGGACCCGCACGACCACGGCCTTTACCACCTCGCCCTTCTTCACCGAACCACCGGGAGCGGCTTCCTTCACCGATCCCACGAACCGGTCGCCCACGCTGGCGTACCGCCGGCCGGTGCCGCCCAGGACCTTGATGCAGCGGACCTGCCGGGCGCCCGTGTTGTCCGCGACGTTCAACCAGGTATACTCTTGAATCATCTTGTTTCTTTCCCGTTCGTCGTCTTCCTGATCCTGCACCTTGCTTCCGGAAGACTGGACCTGTTCCGACTGGACCTGTTCCGACTGGACCTGTTCCGACTAGACCTGTTCCGCGCGCTGGATGACTTCCGTCAGCCGCCAGCGCTTGTTCTTGCTCAGCGGACGCGTCTCCGTGACCCGGACGATATCGCCGATCCGGCAAGTCTGTTCCTCGTCATGGACCGTCAGCTTGGTGGTGCGCCGCACGTACCTGCCGTAGAAAGGATGCTTCACCATCCGTTCTACGGCGATGGTGATAGTCTTTTCCATCTTGTTGCTGGTTACGCGTCCCACGCGGTTCTTCCTGTGTCCCCGCTCCTTCATGCGTCTTCTCCCGGATCACCCTGTCCGTCTTCCCGGTTCTAATCGCCCGCCGCCTGGATGGATCGGATCTGGAGTTCATCCTCGTGCAGTAGCGTTAGAATCCGGGCGATTTCCCGGCGCGACGACGAAATGCGCTTCGCATCCGCCATCTGCCGCGTCGCCTTCTGAAAATTCAGGTTGAAGATCTCTTCCCTCAGTTCGGCCACCCGGTCGCGGAGCTCTGTCTCGGACAGTTGACGAAGTTCGTACAGTTTCATGCCTTCCCTTCCTCGAGAACAGGCCCGCTAGAGGTCTTCGCGGACCACCAGGCGTGTCTTGACCGACAACTTCTGCTGGGCCAGCGCGATGGACTCCCGGGCCATATCGGAGGCCACGCCCCGCAGTTCGAAAAGAATGCGTCCGGGCTTCACCACGGCCACCCAGTTTCCGGTGGGGCTGCCCTTGCCCTTTCCCATGCGCGTCTCGGCGGGCTTTTCGGTGAGGACCTTGTCCGGAAAGATCCGGATCCACACCTTGCCGCCACGCCGCATGTGATGGACCATGGCGATACGGGCCGCTTCGATCTGCCGGTTGGTGACCCAGCCCGGTTCCAGCGCCTGAATACCGTAATCGCCGAATTCCAGCGTGGCGCCGCGGGTCGCGATGCCCGTCATGCGGCCGCGCTGTCTCTTGCGGTACTTCAGTCGCTTCGGCATTAACATCTCGATATCTCCTCGAATATTCCCGTCTGGTCGCGTACGCGGCGGGCAACCGGTCCCGAAGGGCCGAATCCCACCCGGCGACCCGTCCTATAACGTCGTCTGTCCTGCCCCGGCTTCCCCTTCTTCACCCTTGATGATCTCACCCTTGCAGATCCACACCTTGATGCCGATGCACCCGTAGGTGGTATGGGCGGTGGACCGCGCGTAGTCGATGTCCGCCCGGAGCGTGTGAAGCGGTACGCGTCCGTCGTTGAAGGATTCGGACCGGGACATCTCCGCGCCGCCGAGCCGGCCGCCGCAGGTGATCTTGATGCCCTCGGCGCCCATGCGCATGGCCGCGGTGATGGATTTCTTCATGGCTCTGCGGAAACTGATCCGCTGTTCGATCTGCCGGGCGATGCTGTCGCCGATCAACTGGGCGTCCAGTTCCGGACGGCGGATCTCCTGTATGTTGATGTAGATCTCTTTTCCGGTCAGATGCTGAAGTTCATCCCTGAGTTTGTCCACTTCGGCGCCCTTGCGTCCGATCACGATGCCGGGACGTGCGGTGTGTATGGTAATGGTGGCCTTCTGCGGCGCACGCTCGATTTCGACCTTGGCGATGCCGGCCCGCGTGAGGCGGCTCTTGACGTAGCGGCGGATCATGAGGTCTTCCTGGAGCAGGTCCGCCATGTTTCGGTCGGAATACCAGTTGGACTGCCAGGTCTTGATCACGCCAAGACGGAAACCGATCGGATGTGTTTTCTGGCCCACTTCGTCAACTCCTGTCGTCGGGACTCCCGGGTGAATGGCCGTCCGCGCCTGTCCGGGCTAGTCCAGGCTAGTCCGCGACCACCACGGTGATATGGCTGGTGCGCTTCCGGATCGTGGACGCGCTGCCGCGGGGTCCATAATGGATGCGTTTCATGACCGGACCGCCGTCGACGTAAACGGTCTTGATCTTCAGGTCCTCGATATCCAGCGTGTGTTCGTCGTCCACGTTCATGGCGTTCGCCGTCGCGGAACGCACGGTCTTCTCGAGCGGCCGGGCGCATGCCTTGGGCACGAACTGAAGAATGTTCAGGGCTTCCTGCACGGACCGGCCGCGGATCATGTCCGCCACCTGGCGTATCTTGCGTGCGGAGCCGCGTACCTGCCGCGCCGTTGCACGGGCTTCCATCTTTTCTGTTCTCCCTGTTCTCTAGCGTCCGGTTACTACTTCAACTGCGTGGAACGTTCCGTGACCCGTCCGCTGTGCCCCCGGTAGGTGCGCGTCGGCGCGAATTCACCGAGCTTGTGGCCCACCATGTTCTCCGAGATGTAGACCGGAATAAACTTGTTGCCGTTGTGAATGGCCAGCGTATGGCCGACGAAGTCCGGCGTGATCGTACTGGCGCGGGCCCAGGTGCGGACCACCCGCTTCTCGCCGGTCCGGTTCAGTTCGTCGATCTTCTTCTTGATG encodes:
- the rplN gene encoding 50S ribosomal protein L14; translation: MIQEYTWLNVADNTGARQVRCIKVLGGTGRRYASVGDRFVGSVKEAAPGGSVKKGEVVKAVVVRVRKEVRRRDGTYIRFDENAAVLIDDQGEPRGTRIFGPVARELREREYTRIVSLAPEVL
- the rpsQ gene encoding 30S ribosomal protein S17; this translates as MKERGHRKNRVGRVTSNKMEKTITIAVERMVKHPFYGRYVRRTTKLTVHDEEQTCRIGDIVRVTETRPLSKNKRWRLTEVIQRAEQV
- a CDS encoding 50S ribosomal protein L29 — translated: MKLYELRQLSETELRDRVAELREEIFNLNFQKATRQMADAKRISSSRREIARILTLLHEDELQIRSIQAAGD
- the rplP gene encoding 50S ribosomal protein L16, whose translation is MLMPKRLKYRKRQRGRMTGIATRGATLEFGDYGIQALEPGWVTNRQIEAARIAMVHHMRRGGKVWIRIFPDKVLTEKPAETRMGKGKGSPTGNWVAVVKPGRILFELRGVASDMARESIALAQQKLSVKTRLVVREDL
- the rpsC gene encoding 30S ribosomal protein S3; translation: MGQKTHPIGFRLGVIKTWQSNWYSDRNMADLLQEDLMIRRYVKSRLTRAGIAKVEIERAPQKATITIHTARPGIVIGRKGAEVDKLRDELQHLTGKEIYINIQEIRRPELDAQLIGDSIARQIEQRISFRRAMKKSITAAMRMGAEGIKITCGGRLGGAEMSRSESFNDGRVPLHTLRADIDYARSTAHTTYGCIGIKVWICKGEIIKGEEGEAGAGQTTL
- a CDS encoding 50S ribosomal protein L22 produces the protein MEARATARQVRGSARKIRQVADMIRGRSVQEALNILQFVPKACARPLEKTVRSATANAMNVDDEHTLDIEDLKIKTVYVDGGPVMKRIHYGPRGSASTIRKRTSHITVVVAD
- the rpsS gene encoding 30S ribosomal protein S19; the protein is MGRSVKKGPYIDDSIKKKIDELNRTGEKRVVRTWARASTITPDFVGHTLAIHNGNKFIPVYISENMVGHKLGEFAPTRTYRGHSGRVTERSTQLK